CCGCCTGCGCGAAGAGATCCTCCTGCGTGTAGTCGGCGAGCCCGCTGACACCCACCCCGAGCAGCCGCACACCGCCCGTGGTGTCGACCGAGTCCAGCAACCGGGCCGCCGCCTCGCGGATCACCCCGGGATCGTCCGTGGGCCCGCGCAGCGTCTCGGACCGGGTGAGCGTCGAGAAGTCGTACCGCCGCACCTTCAGCACGATGGTCCGCCCGGACAGCCCGGACCCGCGCAGCCGCCGCACGCACCGGTCGGCGAGCCGCTGCACCTCGAGACCGACCCGCACCCGGTCGTGGATATCCACGTCGTAGGTGTCCTCGACCGACACCGACTTCGCCTCCCGCTCCGCCACCACGGGCCGGTCGTCCCGCGCGAGCGCCATGGCGTAGAGGCCGTGCCCGTGGGACTTTCCCAGCAGCCGGACCATCTCGTCCTCGCCCGCCTCGACGATCTCCTCGATCGTGGTGATCCCGGCCCGCCGCAGGTGGTCGCCCGTCGCCGGCCCGACCCCCGGCAGTGTCCGCACCGACATCGGCCCGAGCATCGCCCGCTCGGTCCCCGGCTCGATCACCACCAGCCCGTCGGGCTTGGCCTGCTCCGAGGCGATCTTCGCGAGCATCTTGGAGGCGGCGAGCCCGACCGACCCCGTGAGTCCGGTGACGGCCCGTATGTCCGCGCGCAGCCGCGCCCCGACCAGCCGCGCCGACTGCTCATCCCAGGCCGCTCCCCCGGCCTCCAGGTCCACGAACGCCTCGTCCAGGCTCAGCGGCTCCACCAGCGGCGACAGCGCCCGCAGCAGCTCCATCACCCGCTCGCTGATCGCCTTGTAGAACCCGAAGCGCGGCACGAGATACGCGGCGTTGGGCGCAAGTCGCCGGGCCTGTCCCATAGGCATCGCCGAATGCACGCCGAAGACCCTGGCCTCGTACGACGCCGTGGCCACCACGCCCCGCGGCCCCAGCCCGCCCACGACGACGGCTTTCCCGCGCAGACTCGGCTTGGACGCCTGCTCCACCGAGGCGAAGAAGGCATCCATGTCGAGATGCAGGATCGTAGGCGCGGTTCTCACATCTCCGATGCTGCCCTACGCCACTGACAACGCATGGACAGCCGCCCGACACCCCACGGGAGAAACCGCTTGCAGCCCGGCGCGGACACATCTCGCCTGTCATGGCCACAGGGGGCAGGGCACGGCCGGACGGCTCAGACGGCCCTGTTCCGCCGTCGCGCCAGCTCGTCCGCCGGGTTGGGCCCGATCAGCGTCTCGCCGGTATCGATGCGCTCCCCGTGCAGCTGGGACAGCGCGCTTTCGACGTCCCGCCACACCACGCCCACGGCGATCCCGAAGACCCCCTGGCCCCCTTGGAGCAGGGCGTGGACCTCGTCCGGCGAGGTGCACTCGTAGACCGTCGCACCGTCGCTCATCAGCGTCATCCGCTCCAGGTCGCGGAAACCGCGTTCCCTGAGGTGCTGGACGGCCGTGCGGATGTTCTGGAGCGACACCCCGGTGTCGAGGAACCGCTTGACGATCTTCAGAACGACGACGTCCCGGAAGCTGTACAGCCGCTGCGTCCCCGACCCGTGGGCGGGGCGCACGCTCGGCTCGACGAGGCCGGTGCGGGCCCAGTAGTCCAACTGCCGGTAGGTGATACCGGCGGCCGCACAGGCCGTGGGGCCGCGATAGCCGATCTGCTCGGACGCCATGGACGTCGTCCCTCCGCTGCTCGGCACGGCCGTCGGTCGCTGCGGAGCATGATCAGCCGCGCCGCCGGGCTGGGGACACGCCCCGCTCGCGCGGAGCCGTGAGCCCGGGGGAGGGTACGGACCGCTCGCCCTGAGACTGCGCTCGGGGCCGCCCCCAGCCGTACCGTCGCCGCTGCTTCTCACGCCGACCTCCGTCCTTGACCTGCCTTCTCGACGGTAGGCAGTCACCAGGGGTGCGTCAACGATCGCCACACTCGCCACGCCGAGTGATAATCACCCTAAGAGTGGTTTCCCGTGCCCCACCGCGGGGAAAGGCTAGCCGAATGCCCCGAGACGGGCCGCGTGACGCTCTTCCTCGCCTCCGGCACATGCGGGCATTTCACCCCTCACACATGCGGCGGGCGACCCTGCCGCGGACCACTTCGTCCGCCGGGCCGCCCACAGGCCTCACCGACCGCTGATGCCCCGCCGTCCGGCTCTCACCGAAAGCCGGGACTCACTGGCTGCTGCTGCCGAAATCCTCCGGGGAGATCTGGTCGAGGAACTCGCGGAACTTCTCCACCTCGTCCTCCTGCTCGTCCGGGATCGCGATACCAGCGTCGTCGAGCACCGTGTCACTACCGTAGATCGGCGTGCCGGTGCGCAGGGCCAGCGCTATGGCGTCGGACGGGCGGGCGCTCACCTCGACGCCGCTGGCGAAGACCAGTTCCGCGTAGAAGACGCCCTCACGCAGGTCCGTGATGCGCACTTCCGTGAGCTCCTGACCGACGGCTTCCAGCACATCCTTGAACAGGTCGTGGGTCAGCGGCCGCGCAGGAGCCATGCCCTGCTGGGCGAAGGCGATCGCCGTCGCCTCCCCCGGTCCGATCCAGATGGGGAGGTAACGGTCGCCTCCCACTTCACGCAGCAGCACGATCGGTTGGTTGGAGGGCATTTCCACCCGGACACCTACGACATCGAGCTCGTTCACACAGCAACCCTAGGCCGTGCTCGGGATGTTTGGGTAGTCGGGCCGGGATCGGGCGCCTGATCCGGCCCCCGCGACCGGCTCCGGCTCAGGGCAACCGCACGCCGAGCGCCGTCTGCACCAGCGCGGCGTGCAGCTTCACGGTGAGCCCCGCCAGCTCCTTGGTACGAGCCTCCGCATGAGCCCTGGTCTGCGGGTTCCGGTGTCGCTTCAGCGGGGCCACCACCTGGTCCACGAGCCCGGCCTCGCGGTCGGCGGCGGCCTTCATCACCCTCAGGTGCCGCGGCTCGATCCCGAACCGCCCCAGCGCGGCGATGAGCGAGGCCACCGTGACCGCCTCCGCGTCGTACACCCCGTCCTCCAGTGGGGTGACGAGCCCGTACGACTCCCACTCCCGGAGCTCCTCCGCGCCGACACCGGCGGCGGCGAGCAGCTCGTCGCGCCCGATCCTGGCCGCCGTGGGCGTCTCGGGGGATTCGGGCACGGTGTCGCCGTCACGCTGACGGCCCAGCGCCGGCAGCTGGACGGCCTCGCCGCGCTCCATGGCCTCCAGGTGCTCGCGGATCACCTTCAGGGGCAGATAGTGGTCCCGCTGCATCCTCAGGACGTGACCGAGACGCTCGACGTCGTGCGCACTGAACTTGCGATACCCCGACGGGGTCCGCTGCGGCTCGATGAGCCCCTCCGCCTCCAGGAAACGGATCTTGGAGATGGTGACTTCGGGAAACTCGTCGCGCAGCACGTTCAGCACCGTGCCGATGCTCATCAGCCTGTCCGTGGCGGCGGCGCCGCGCCCGGCACCGCCGCTCGGTGTTTGAAGCATGGACCTTCCCTGACGGACGGACCTTCGCGGGGTTCCCCGGACGGGATCCGGTCAGTAGCCCCGCTGGCTGGCGTAGAAGACCAGCCGGTACTTGCCGATCTGCACCTCGTCACCATTGTTCAGGGCGACCTGGTCGATCCGCTCGCGGTTGACGTACGTGCCGTTCAGGCTGCCCACGTCGGCCACCGTGAACGAGCCGTCCTGACCCCGGCGGAACTCCACATGGCGCCGGGAGACCGTCACGTCGTCCAGGAAGATGTCGCTCTGCGGATGACGCCCGGCCGTGGTCAGATCGCCGTCCAGCAGGAAGCGGCTGCCCGAGTTCGGCCCGCGGCGCACGACCAGGAGCGCGGAGCCCAGCGGCAGCGCGTCGACTGCAGCCTGCGCCTCGGGGGACAGCGTCGGCATCGGCGTCTGGCCGGTGGTCTCGCTGTCGTAGGCCTCAAGACCGGAGATGGAGATCGTGGAGGTCGTCTCGGACGGACGCTCCGCCGCCGCCCCGGCCCGCAGCGGCGCGCCGCAGTTGGAGCAGAAGCGGCTGTTCTCCGCGTTGCGGTTACCGCACCTCGTACACACCAGGGCCGACATCGGATCCTCCTGCCGCGGCTGCCCACCGGGGGCATGGGACGCATACGGGTCGGAAAACCCTCCACCCGCACCTGAGGTTGACGGTTGCCCGAAACCTATGCCGCCGGGCTGCGCAGGGTCAACCGACGGCGCGCCCTGACCTCCGGAAACGTCACCGCCCGGACCACCGACCTGGTCCCGGAACAGCGGCCGCTGGCCCTCCGCGTCAGGCTGTGCGCGATGGCGAGCGGTCGCGTTGTCGCTACCCTCTCGCGCGCTCTTGCCGAACAACTTCGCAAACAACTTCACGGGCGATTCCCCTTGACCGAAACAGACCCGCCCGTGGGGCAGGACGAACCCTGACTGAACACTCTGGCCGACCCGGACATCCTGACAACGTCCGTCTGCACCAGACAGTTTCCACCACGCACCACCCATTCGGTGCGCCGACCCCCCGCAACCTCATGCCCTCGCCGAACGTCGCCCATGCACCCCCGGTTCACTGGGAGGACGACCGAGCGTAGTCAGGCCGCTTCACCGCCCGCAAGGCGTCCACGACGATCTTGGTCGACCGCTCGATGGTGACCGTGGCCTGTTCCTTCTCGAGAGTCTGCACCACGCCTCCGGGGATGTTGAGCGCCGGCTCGAGGTCCTGCGGCTTGCCGATGACCTTGAAACGATAGGGCGCGTTGATCTTGTTCCCGTCGACGCCCACACCCTTGCCGGAGTCCGTCAGATAGGTGCCCGCGACGACCCGTACGCCGTTCACCTGAATCGCCTCGGCACCCGCCGCGCGCAGCTCCTGGATCGCGTCGAGCAGCATGTCCGCCTCGACCGTCCCCTTCGTGTCCTCGATGGTCATGGTGATGCCGGGCCCCTGCGCGGCCACGGTGCCCGCCAGGATGCCGAGTTGCCTCTCCTTCTCGATGGTCTGCTTCCGGGCCTCCTCGGCCTGGTCCGAGCTGTTCTCCAGCTCGTCGCGCTGCCTCTCGAGGCCCTGCTTCTCGTCCTCAAGACGCTGCGTACGGTCATCCAGTTCATCGAGGATGCGGACAAGATCTTCCTGACGCGCCCCGCGTAGCGCGCTGTCACCGTCGCTGTTCGAGGCCACCTGCACGGCCAGCCCGAACCCGAGGCCGAACAGCAGTACCGCGACGATGAGTTGGGCCCGTGAGACCCGCGGCGGCCACAGCCCCTTCACCAGCCGCTGCCGACCGGTCAGCCGCGGCTCGGCATCGGGCTCGGGGGCTGCCTCCGGTTCGGGTTCGGGTTCCGGCTCCGGGGTGTCCTGGGCGGCGGGCACCGGCACGGACACCTCTTGGGGCAGTTCCTCGCGCAGCCTGTTCCCGGACGAGCCGCTCCCGTCGCTCCGGTCCGCGGGCGGGTCGCTCTTCTCCTCGGGGCGCTTGTCGTCCTGCTCGCTCATCGGCCTCACGCCCGGAACACGTGCCGGCGGATCGCCGCAGCGTTGGAGAAGATCCGGATACCGAGGACGACCACCACACCGGTGGACAGCTGGGCACCCACGCCCAGCTTGTCCCCCAGGAACACGATCAACGCGGCCACCACCACGTTCGACAGGAACGACACCACGAAGACCTTGTCGTCGAAGATGCCGTCGAGCATGGCCCGCAGGCCGCCGAAGACGGCGTCGAGCGCCGCCACGACAGCGATCGGCAGATAAGGCTCGACCACCGCCGGAACCTCAGGCCGGACCAACAGGCCGGCCACGACTCCCACGACGAGGCCCAGTACGGCGATCACGATGTGCCCTTCTCGCTCTTCTCAGTGCTCGGCTGTGCTGTACGTACGATCACACTCGGGGCGGCAGGCAGCCGAAGGTCCTCCTCCACGGAGATGCCTGTCCTGATGCCGTAGCTCTCCTGCAGCGCGTGCAGATACAGCCCGTCCGCGCTGTTCTGGAACCGAGTGCTCAGCCGCTGCCCGTCCCCCACCGCGAGCACCGTGTACGGCGGCACCAGCGGCTTGTTGTCGACCAGTATCGCGTCCCCCGCGGCCCTGATCGCGGACAGCGCGGTCAGCCGCTGCCCGTTGATCGAGACCGCCTCGGCGCCCGACTCCCACAGCCCGTTGACCACGCGCTGCATGTCCCGGTCGCGCACCCGGCCGATGTCGGAGAACCCGGTGGTCTCTCGCGGGTTATCGTCACCGCCCGTGCCGGTGTCCTTGGCGTCGTTCACCACGAGCTTCACGCCCGGGCCGTGCACCGCCGTGGCACCCGACAGAATGCCCACGATCTCGGACTCGGCGCTGCCACCGCTGTGCTTCAGCGCCTCCCGCTGTCGCGCGCTCACGTCCCCGCGCAGCCGGTCGACGGCATCCTCCAGCTTGTCCGCCGCCTCGGTCTCCCGGTCGATCCTGTCGACCAGTTCCTCGCGCTCCTTGGCCACGACCGGAGCGGCGACCCGCGCCTGCGCCGCCCCCACGGTCACGACGAGGGCCGCGAGCACCAGGCCGGCGGCAAGCCCCAGCTTCGCCCTGAGCGTCTTCGGCATGCCGGCGTCACCCGCGGCCTTCTTCCGCGCGGCGGCCTCGGCGTATCCGTCGTCGAGGCTGTGGTCCATGACGTTGGTGATCAACGACATGGACGCGTCCGGGCGCCTGGGCCGCGTCGGTGTGCTCCGAATGGGGGGTTGCTGCGGCATGCCGCACATCGTCGCACGTCGGGGCCACTACCTCCGAACGGCCCCACCGGCGTGCCGGACAGGCCCCCTGGGGGACGCTTGTCCGGCACGCACGCGTGCAGCCGTTCTACCGGCCGGCGCTGTCCACGACCGCCGACCACTCATCCAGCAGAGCCTGCGCGGAGGCGTCGTCCGGCCCTTCCGCCCATAGGTGGGTGACGGCCTCGGCCGGGTCGGGCAGCACCATCACCCAACGGCCGTCCGTCTCCACCACGCGCACGCCGTCCGTGGTGTCGACGAACCGGTCTCCGGCAGCCTCGACGACCCGCCGCATCACGAGCCCCTTGACGGCCCACGGAGTCGCCAGATCCCGCTTCAGGACGTGCGCCCGCGGGATCCGCGCGTCGATCTGGCTGAGCGTGAGCTGCGTCCGCGCCACGAGCCCGATGAGTCGTACGAACGCCGCGGTGGCGTCGTACACGCTGCTGAACTCGGGGACGATGAAGCCGCCCTTGCCGTCGCCGCCGAAGATCGTCCCTTCCTCACCGCCCACGCGCGTGAGGTCGTCGGGAGACGTGGTCGTCCACTCGACCTGAGTCCCGTGGTACGCCGCCACCTGCTCGGCGATCCGGGTCGTGGTCACCGGCAGCGCGACCCGGCCGCTGCGCCGCTCGGCCGCGATGAGGTCGAGCATCACGAGCAGCGCCCGGTCGTCCTCGATGATGCGCCCCTTCTCGTCGACGAGGGACAGCCGCTCACCGACGGGATCGAACCGCACCCCGAACGCGGCCCCCGAGGACGCCACGATCTCCCCGAGACGCACCATCCCCGACCGCCGCATGTCGGCCGTCTCCGTCGGCCTGGACTCGTCGAGACCGGGATTGATCGTCAGCGAGTCGACACCGAGCTTCCCCAGCAGACTCGGCAGCACGAGTCCCGCACTTCCGTTGGACGCGTCCACGACCACCTTCAGACCGGACTCCGCGATCCCGGTCGTGTCGACGTTCCGCAGCAGCGACCCGGTGTACGAGTCGAAGACACTCGCCGGGAAGTGCAGGTCACCGATCTCCCCGGGGAAGGCTCGCCGGTACTCCTGCCTCGCGAACACCCGGTCCAGCTTCCGCTGGCTGCCCTGCGACAGGTCCGCGCCCTGCCCGTCGAAGAACATGATGTCGACGGAGTCCGGCACCCCGGGCGTCGTACGGATCATGATCCCGCCCGCGCTGCCTCGCGCTGTCTGCTGCCGGGCCACCGGCAGCGGCACGTTCTCCAGGTCCCGTACGTCGATGGCGCTGGCCTGCAAGGCGGAGATCACCGCCCGCTTCAAGGCTCGGGCACCACGCGAGTGGTCGCGGGCCGTAGTGACGGTCGAGCCCTTCTTCAGGGTCGTCGCATAGGCACCGGCAAGCCGTACCGCCAGCTCCGGTGTGATCTCCACGTTCAGGATTCCGGACACCCCACGGGCCCCGAAGAGATGCGCCTGCCCCCTGGATTCCCAGATGACCGAGGTATTGACGAAGGCACCGGCTTCGATGGTCTTGAACGGATAGACCCGCACATTGCCCTGAACGATCGATTCTTCACCGATCAGGCACTCATCACCGATGACCGCCCCGTCCTCGATCCGCGCCGCGCGCATGATGTCGGTGTTCTTTCCGACCACGCAACCGCGCAGATTGCTGTGCGGCCCCACGTAGACGTTGTCGTGAACGACGGCCTTGTGCAGAAAAGCGCCGCTCTTGACGACCACGTTGGAGCCCACGACGGTGTGCTCACGGATTTCGGCGCCGACCTCGACCTTTGCGTAGTCCCCGATGTAAAGCGGCCCACGGAGCACGGCGTCAGGATGGACCTCGGCCCCCTCGGCGACCCACACCCCGGGGGAGATCTCGAACCCGTCGATGTCGACGTCGACCTTGCCCTCCAGGACATCGGCCTGCGCCTTCACATAGCTCTCGTGGGTGCCGACGTCCTCCCAGTACCCCTCGGCGATGTAGCCGTAGACCGGTTTGCCTTCCTTCATCAACTGCGGGAAGACATCGCCGGACCAGTCGACGGGCACATCGGGTTCGACATAGTCGAAGACCTCGGGCTCCATCACATAGATGCCGGTGTTCACGGTGTCGGAGAAGACCTGGCCCCAGGTCGGCTTCTCGAGGAAGCGCTCAACCTTGCCTTCCTCGTCGACAATGGTGATGCCGAATTCCAACGGATTGGGCACACGCGTCAGACAGACCGTGACCAGGGCGCCCTTTTCCTTGTGGAAATTGATGAGCTCGGTGAGATCGAAATCCGTCAGTGCATCGCCGGAGATGACGAGGAAGGCATCGTCCTTCAACGCCTCTTCGGCATTCTTGACGCTTCCAGCGGTACCGAGTGGCTTCTCCTCATTGGCATAGGTGAGCTCCATACCGAGCTCTTCGCCGTCACCGAAGTAGTTCTTGACGAGCGAGGCCAGGAACTGGACAGTTACGACTGTTTCGTTGAGCCCATGCCTTTTCAGCAACCGCAGCACATGCTCCATGATCGGGCGGTTCGCCACGGGCAGGAGCGGCTTGGGCATGCTTGAGGTCATGGGGCGAAGGCGCGTGCCTTCGCCTCCGGCCATCACGACGGCCTTCATGTCGGAAGCGTCCTCCTCTAAAGACGACGGTCTAGCCGACTTCCCCCGCCAGGATTGTCCCGCACTTTTCCACGTCGGGCCATCGGGCCGCGTCAGTGGGGCCAATCCGCGAGTTCAATCGGCCATGGCGTCCGCACGGACGAGGCGGCGGACCTGTACTACGTAGAGGACTCCTGCCCACCAATACAGCGTTGTACCCCATCCGGCGAACGCCCATCCGAAAATGGCAGCCAGTGACGAGATCCAACCGCTTCCATCACTGAGCAGGAGCAGCGGGAAGGCATACATCAAGTTGAAGGTGGCGGCCTTGCCCAGGAAGTTCACCTGGGGCGGCGGATAGCCGTGCCGGCGGAGGATGCCCACCATCACCAGCAGAACCAGCTCCCGCGCCAGAAGTGCAGCAGTCAACCAGAGAGGCAGAATCTCGCGCCAAGTGAGGCCGACGAGAGTCGACAGAATGTAGAGCCGGTCGGCCGCGGGATCCAGGAGCCGGCCGAGGCTGCTGATCTGGTTCCAGCGCCGTGCGAGCTTGCCGTCCAGGTAGTCGCTGACGCCGCTCAGGGCCAGTACCAGAAGGGCCCAGCCGTCACTCTGGGGCCCACCGAACTCAGGCCGCAGAATCAGCCACAGGAAGAGCGGCACGCCGACGAGGCGCGCCATGCTGAGGATGTTCGGGATGGTGAGGACACGGTCCGTCTGGACGCGAGTCTCCTGAACCTCCACCCGGGGGCCTCCTGTGGGAAACGATCCAACGATGCTCCCTGACCTTACCTCAACGCAAAAAAGCTCTGGCTCTCGGGCTGTATGCCCAAGAGCCAGAGCTCAAAAGGAGTTCGGCGGCGTCCTACTCTCCCACAGGGTCCCCCCTGCAGTACCATCGGCGCTGTAAGGCTTAGCTTCCGGGTTCGGAATGTAACCGGGCGTTTCCCCTACGCTATAACCACCGAAACACTATGAAACTGTCAGCCGCACCACGTGTGGCACGTGGGGCTGTTCGTGGTTTCAGAACCAACACAGTGGACGCGAGCAACTGAGGACAAGCCCTCGGCCTATTAGTACCGGTCAACTCCACACGTTACCGTGCTTCCATATCCGGCCTATCAACCCAGTCGTCTACTGGGAGCCTTACCCTCTCTAGGAGGTGGGAGTCCTCATCTCGAAGCAGGCTTCCCGCTTAGATGCTTTCAGCGGTTATCCCTCCCGAACGTAGCCAACCAGCCATGCCCTTGGCAGAACAACTGGCACACCAGAGGTTCGTCCGTCCCGGTCCTCTCGTACTAGGGACAGCCCTTCTCAAGACTCCTACGCGCGCAGCGGATAGGGACCGAACTGTCTCACGACGTTCTAAACCCAGCTCGCGTGCCGCTTTAATGGGCGAACAGCCCAACCCTTGGGACCGACTCCAGCCCCAGGATGCGACGAGCCGACATCGAGGTGCCAAACCATCCCGTCGATATGGACTCTTGGGGAAGATCAGCCTGTTATCCCCGGGGTACCTTTTATCCGTTGAGCGACGGCGCTTCCACAAGCCACCGCCGGATCACTAGTCCCGACTTTCGTCCCTGCTCGACCCGTCGGTCTCACAGTCAAGCTCCCTTGTGCACTTACACTCAACACCTGATTGCCAACCAGGCTGAGGGAACCTTTGGGCGCCTCCGTTACTCTTTAGGAGGCAACCGCCCCAGTTAAACTACCCATCAGACACTGTCCCTGATCCGGATCACGGACCCAGGTTAGACATCCAGCACGACCAGACTGGTATTTCAACGACGACTCCCCCTGAACTGGCGTCCAGAGTTCACAGTCTCCCAGCTATCCTACACAAGCCGAACCGAACACCAATATCAAACTGTAGTAAAGGTCCCGGGGTCTTTCCGTCCTGCTGCGCGAAACGAGCATCTTTACTCGTAGTGCAATTTCACCGGGCCTATGGTTGAGACAGTCGAGAAGTCGTTACGCCATTCGTGCAGGTCGGAACTTACCCGACAAGGAATTTCGCTACCTTAGGATGGTTATAGTTACCACCGCCGTTTACTGGCGCTTAAGTTCTCAGCTTCGCCACCCCGAAGAGTGACTAACCGGTCCCCTTAACGTTCCAGCACCGGGCAGGCGTCAGTCCGTATACATCGCCTTACGGCTTCGCACGGACCTGTGTTTTTAGTAAACAGTCGCTTCTCGCTGGTCTCTGCGGCCACCCCCAGCTCGAGGAGCAAGTCCTCTCACCAAGCGTGGCCCCCCTTCTCCCGAAGTTACGGGGGCATTTTGCCGAGTTCCTTAACCATAGTTCACCCGAACGCCTCGGTATTCTCTACCTGACCACCTGAGTCGGTTTAGGGTACGGGCCGCCATGAAACTCGCTAGAGGCTTTTCTCGACAGCATAGGATCATCCACTTCACCACAATCGGCTCGGCATCAGGTCTCAGCCACATGTACGACGGATTTACCTATCGCACGGCCTACACCCTTACCCCGGGACAACCACCGCCCGGGCTGGACTACCTTCCTGCGTCACCCCATCACTCACCTACTACCACCTTGGTTCGGCGGCTCCACCACTCCCCTTTGCCCGAAGGCTCCAGGACGGCTTCACGGCCTTAGCATCAGCGGGCTCGATGTTTGACGCTTCACAGCGGGTACCGGAATATCAACCGGTTATCCATCGACTACGCCTGTCGGCCTCGCCTTAGGTCCCGACTTACCCTGGGCAGATCAGCTTGACCCAGGAACCCTTAGTCAATCGGCGCACACGTTTCTCACGTGTGAATCGCTACTCATGCCTGCATTCTCACTCGTGAACCGTCCACAACTCGCTTACGCGGCTGCTTCACCCGGCACACGACGCTCCCCTACCCATCACAGCCGGCGTTGGCCGTATTGCTGCAATGACACGACTTCGGCGGTACGCTTGAGCCCCGCTACATTGTCGGCGCGGAATCACTAGACCAGTGAGCTATTACGCACTCTTTCAAGGGTGGCTGCTTCTAAGCCAACCTCCTGGTTGTCTCTGCGACTCCACATCCTTTCCCACTTAGCGTACGCTTAGGGGCCTTAGTCGATGCTCTGGGCTGTTTCCCTCTCGACCATGGAGCTTATCCCCCACAGTCTCACTGCCGCGCTCTCACTTACCGGCATTCGGAGTTTGGCTAAGGTCAGTAACCCGGTAGGGCCCATCGCCTATCCAGTGCTCTACCTCCGGCAAGAAACACACGACGCTGCACCTAAATGCATTTCGGGGAGAACCAGCTATCACGGAGTTTGATTGGCCTTTCACCCCTAACCACAGGTCATCCCCCAGGTTTTCAACCCTGGTGGGTTCGGTCCTCCACGAAGTCTTACCTCCGCTTCAACCTGCCCATGGCTAGATCACTCCGCTTCGGGTCTTGAGCGTGCTACTCAAACGCCCTATTCGGACTCGCTTTCGCTACGGCTTCCCCACACGGGTTAACCTCGCAACACACCGCAAACTCGCAGGCTCATTCTTCAAAAGGCACGCAGTCACGAGAATGAAGACAAGTCTTCATTCCGACGCTCCCACGGCTTGTAGGCACACGGTTTCAGGTACTATTTCACTCCGCTCCCGCGGTACTTTTCACCATTCCCTCACGGTACTATCCGCTATCGGTCACCAGGGAATATTTAGGCTTAGCGGGTGGTCCCGCCAGATTCACACGGGATTTCTCGGGCCCCGTGCTACTTGGGTGTCTCTCAAACGAGCCGCTGATGTTTCGACTACGGGGGTCTTACCCTCTACGCCGGACCTTTCGCATGTCCTTCGCCTACATCAACGGTTTCTGACTCGTCTCACGGCCGGCAGACCATGAAAGAGAGATCCCACAACCCCGTATACGCAACCCCTGCCGGGTCTCACACGCATACGGTTTGGCCTCATCCGGTTTCGCTCGCCACTACTCCCGGAATCACGGTTGTTTTCTCTTCCTGCGGGTACTGAGATGTTTCACTTCCCCGCGTTCCCTCCACTTGCCCTATGTGTTCAGGCAAGGGTGACAGCCCATGACGACTGCCGGGTTTCCCCATTCGGAAACCCCCGGATCAAAGCCTGGTTGACGACTCCCCGGGGACTATCGTGGCCTCCCACGTCCTTCATCGGTTCCTGGTGCCAAGGCATCCACCGTGCGCCCTTAAAAACTTGGCCACAGATGCTCGCGTCCACTGT
This region of Streptomyces caelestis genomic DNA includes:
- a CDS encoding DNA polymerase IV produces the protein MRTAPTILHLDMDAFFASVEQASKPSLRGKAVVVGGLGPRGVVATASYEARVFGVHSAMPMGQARRLAPNAAYLVPRFGFYKAISERVMELLRALSPLVEPLSLDEAFVDLEAGGAAWDEQSARLVGARLRADIRAVTGLTGSVGLAASKMLAKIASEQAKPDGLVVIEPGTERAMLGPMSVRTLPGVGPATGDHLRRAGITTIEEIVEAGEDEMVRLLGKSHGHGLYAMALARDDRPVVAEREAKSVSVEDTYDVDIHDRVRVGLEVQRLADRCVRRLRGSGLSGRTIVLKVRRYDFSTLTRSETLRGPTDDPGVIREAAARLLDSVDTTGGVRLLGVGVSGLADYTQEDLFAQAAGERADAQGPVDEDAVAPVEEQPALAERRWPAGHDVRHAEFGHGWVQGSGLGRVTVRFETPGSEPGRVRTFRVDDPDLEPADPLPLVLSRPEGSRGPEGGSGAVGLRSGAP
- a CDS encoding MerR family transcriptional regulator, yielding MRSSGDGTAGGGPERSLRASGPYPPPGSRLRASGACPQPGGAADHAPQRPTAVPSSGGTTSMASEQIGYRGPTACAAAGITYRQLDYWARTGLVEPSVRPAHGSGTQRLYSFRDVVVLKIVKRFLDTGVSLQNIRTAVQHLRERGFRDLERMTLMSDGATVYECTSPDEVHALLQGGQGVFGIAVGVVWRDVESALSQLHGERIDTGETLIGPNPADELARRRNRAV
- a CDS encoding bifunctional nuclease family protein, whose translation is MNELDVVGVRVEMPSNQPIVLLREVGGDRYLPIWIGPGEATAIAFAQQGMAPARPLTHDLFKDVLEAVGQELTEVRITDLREGVFYAELVFASGVEVSARPSDAIALALRTGTPIYGSDTVLDDAGIAIPDEQEDEVEKFREFLDQISPEDFGSSSQ
- the ftsR gene encoding transcriptional regulator FtsR, which codes for MLQTPSGGAGRGAAATDRLMSIGTVLNVLRDEFPEVTISKIRFLEAEGLIEPQRTPSGYRKFSAHDVERLGHVLRMQRDHYLPLKVIREHLEAMERGEAVQLPALGRQRDGDTVPESPETPTAARIGRDELLAAAGVGAEELREWESYGLVTPLEDGVYDAEAVTVASLIAALGRFGIEPRHLRVMKAAADREAGLVDQVVAPLKRHRNPQTRAHAEARTKELAGLTVKLHAALVQTALGVRLP
- a CDS encoding FHA domain-containing protein, whose translation is MGGAWWKLSGADGRCQDVRVGQSVQSGFVLPHGRVCFGQGESPVKLFAKLFGKSAREGSDNATARHRAQPDAEGQRPLFRDQVGGPGGDVSGGQGAPSVDPAQPGGIGFGQPSTSGAGGGFSDPYASHAPGGQPRQEDPMSALVCTRCGNRNAENSRFCSNCGAPLRAGAAAERPSETTSTISISGLEAYDSETTGQTPMPTLSPEAQAAVDALPLGSALLVVRRGPNSGSRFLLDGDLTTAGRHPQSDIFLDDVTVSRRHVEFRRGQDGSFTVADVGSLNGTYVNRERIDQVALNNGDEVQIGKYRLVFYASQRGY
- a CDS encoding DUF881 domain-containing protein is translated as MSEQDDKRPEEKSDPPADRSDGSGSSGNRLREELPQEVSVPVPAAQDTPEPEPEPEPEAAPEPDAEPRLTGRQRLVKGLWPPRVSRAQLIVAVLLFGLGFGLAVQVASNSDGDSALRGARQEDLVRILDELDDRTQRLEDEKQGLERQRDELENSSDQAEEARKQTIEKERQLGILAGTVAAQGPGITMTIEDTKGTVEADMLLDAIQELRAAGAEAIQVNGVRVVAGTYLTDSGKGVGVDGNKINAPYRFKVIGKPQDLEPALNIPGGVVQTLEKEQATVTIERSTKIVVDALRAVKRPDYARSSSQ
- a CDS encoding small basic family protein: MIAVLGLVVGVVAGLLVRPEVPAVVEPYLPIAVVAALDAVFGGLRAMLDGIFDDKVFVVSFLSNVVVAALIVFLGDKLGVGAQLSTGVVVVLGIRIFSNAAAIRRHVFRA
- a CDS encoding DUF881 domain-containing protein; its protein translation is MPQQPPIRSTPTRPRRPDASMSLITNVMDHSLDDGYAEAAARKKAAGDAGMPKTLRAKLGLAAGLVLAALVVTVGAAQARVAAPVVAKEREELVDRIDRETEAADKLEDAVDRLRGDVSARQREALKHSGGSAESEIVGILSGATAVHGPGVKLVVNDAKDTGTGGDDNPRETTGFSDIGRVRDRDMQRVVNGLWESGAEAVSINGQRLTALSAIRAAGDAILVDNKPLVPPYTVLAVGDGQRLSTRFQNSADGLYLHALQESYGIRTGISVEEDLRLPAAPSVIVRTAQPSTEKSEKGTS